The Trichoderma breve strain T069 chromosome 2, whole genome shotgun sequence DNA segment TGATGAGGTCGGTGAGGACACCCCCAGGGTGCATAACCACGCAGCGAATATCGTTGCCCCCGGCTTGCTGCTCCCGATCAATGTACTCGGTAAAAGTGTTCATTGCGACTTTAGAGGCAGCATAGGATGATCGTCCATAGACATAGCGCCAGGATGCAATCGAGCCCACGTTGATGATTCTGGCCTTTGTCTTACCCGCTTCCTTGAGAGCGCCGAGATACGCCGTGGTAATCATGTACATGCCGCGGATATTGTTGTCAATGTCGCCCAGCCACCAATCAGGATTAGACTCGTCAATGGCAGCAGTGGATAGTGACACTGCCGCGCTGTGAACAAGGATATCGGGAACCTCTGGTAGGCTATCCATGAGATTTTTGACCGACGCTTTATCCGCAACATCGGTACCACCTCGAACAAGAACCCGACAAGAGGGAGCAAGAAGTTCAATTGACGTCTTTGTCTCCTCTAGTGGTTCTGATCGTCGACCAGCGATAATGACAGAAGAAGCCCCAGCGATGGCGAACTGTTCAGCAATGGCCTTTCCTATGCCAGTACCAGCACCCGTGACCAGCACGATCTTCCCCTGAGCAACCCCTTTGAGACTTGCCCTGGGGTCGATAAACGGATAGACATCCGAGTGTCGTGGTCGTCCCACAGCAAAATCTTGAGGGTAGTCCATTTGGATAGAAGGTAAGGTGACTAGTCTCTTGAATATATCACGACAGAGACAAAGCAAACGACAAGAAGTActtgaaaagggaaaggagaggagagggaatTAGAACCGGGAATCTTTGCATTATGGAGAAAATATGAGTCCCACGCGCAACTCCGAGTGTCTCCATCAAGCACTTTAGCGCTGACAATGTCATATATCATTCTCAAAACGAAGCTACCATGATTCCATGATGAGTATTTCCCTGACTGGTGTTGTCATATAAGTGCTTATTCCGGTACCGGAACATATCCAATGCAGTACAGCTGTAATAGGGATAAGCGTAATTGGTTTAGTGGTAAAATTCTCCGTTGCCATCCGCAACGTCGGGGagccctgggttcgattcccagaTTACGCATCGActctctttttgccctttgGCATCGTGTCCATTTGTTTTGTGCATCACACGTTTGAAATATCCACGAACAGACAGGTGTGGGCGtgcatttgctttttttgtgttGAGGTGGTATGTGTTTTGCTTGGCAGTTGGTTCCATCATATCGTGCAGCGGATATTAAGCTCCAGGGCTATCAAAGCTTCAGGTTGTCCATCAGATATAGTTTCTCCACGTTTTGCTATTATGAATACGCCAATATCTTTTTggctgagaaaaaaaaattctcATTAGAGTTTTATATTCTACACAATTTGTGGATTCGAAAAGTAGTTGCCTTGATAGAGATGATTGGCGTCTTGGAGAGCAAATCTAACAGCCAGAGGTGCAGTGCTTAACTGGTACCTTAGCAGAAGAGGGACCTAAAGAGCTGGCGTTAAGTGGTGGTGGGGTCAAAGACGCGTCCAACCGCGTCGCAAGAAACTCACGGCTGCCTTCTCACCACAAACTTGCATGCAAATAGCAGCACCACCTGTTTTCACGATAACCTCACGAAGCCGGTCAGCTCCGACGCAGCTCATCAGTAAACATGAGTTCCAGCACCTCacgtcggcggcggcgtgtggacgacgatgaagacaacGATGACAGCAGCACTGAAGGCCACGGTTCGCCTTCTGGAGACGAGAGCTTCAAGCGACGGCGATTGGACTCCGATGACAACGAGCAGCCACGGCGAAGCACCGGTCAGCCAGATAATGGCAAGGGAAAGGGCAGAGAAGCTGGTAAGGACAGCTTTCAACCAGGCGCCATCGTCAGAGTCGCTGTAGAGAACTTTGTCACCTACGAAAAGGCCGTCTTCTTCCCTGGCCCGAATCTCAACATGGTCATTGGTCCCAACGGCACGGGGAAGAGCTCTTTGGTCTGCGCCATCTGCCTGGGGCTTGGATATAGCCCCAAGCACCTTGGCCGCGCGGGGACCGTCAAGGAATTTGTCAAGCATGGCAAGGACACGGCAACCATCGAGATCGAGCTTTACAAACGGCCCCAAGACCGATCCAATTATGTCATTCGAGTCCAGATTCGCCGTGAACAAAACATCCAAAAATGGTGGCTGAATGGCAAAGAGACGACGCACAAGAGGATACAGTCGCTGATGCATGCGCTCAAGATCCAGGTGGACAACCTGTGCCAATTTCTTCCACAGGACAGAGTCGTCGAATTTGCCGCCTGTACCCCGGTGGAATTACTAGGCGAAACTCTGCGAGCCGCTGCTTCCGAGGAAATGCAAACGTGGCATCGACAGCTCCGAGAGCTTCATAGGGACAAGAAGGGACTGGTCGAGGCCGTGCACGAGGACACCGAAACCCTGAAGAATCTACAAACTCGCCAACAAGGCTTGCAGGCCGACGTGGATAGAATACGCGAACGAGAGGAGATTCAGGAGCGAGTTAGCAATCTCAAAGGCGCCCTTTCCATCGCCCAATATCAAGAAGCACGCAATAGCCACCTAGCGGCAAAGGAGCGTAAGAAAGAGGCCGAGAACAGACTGAGGCGTCTTGAAAGCGAGAGCGGGCCATCTTTGGAAGCAGTCAACCGGAAGCAGGTCTACGCTCAAGAGATTGAGGCCGCCATTCCGTCAAGGGCAAAGGCCTTTAGGGAAAGTCAGGTAGCGGCGCAGAGTCTGGCACAAGAAATCAGTGCTGCAGTTGACGACGTCAAAGAGTGGTCGAATAAGATAGGTGCAGAGCGCAAGGGGtttgatgagaaaaagaaggagattgcAGCATCAAAGCTGAGGATCACAAATCTACAGGGAGATTTGCAAAACCGACCTTCTGACTTCAATGCAGGAGAATGGAATCAAAAGATTGTAAGAGCTTTCTCGTCTTGTCACATCTTTTATATCTTGATTATCCTTCCTCCATTCTTTAAACTAACAATTCTGGTTTCTCTCATAGCGAGCCGAGGAGCATAACCTGCGCGAAGTTGAAGGAGATCAGCGTCGACTAGCCGCTGAGACAGAGAGAGTCAAAGGACTTGGAAGGGCGAAGATGGATGAGCTGCGGAAACTCAAGGCAGACTTGGAGTCTCTTGACACACAAGAGGGCCAACAGCTAAGCTTCATGCGGAGACACTTCCCGGAACTGGCTACGGCTTGGGATTGGGTTCAAGAGCATCAGGGTGAATTCGAAAAAGAGGTTTTCGGTCCACCCATGCTGTGTTGCTCAGTTAGAGACGAGCGCTACTCCAACTCAGTCCAGGCCTTACTGCAAAACGACGACTTCCTCTGTTTCACAGCACAGACCAAAAATGACTACAAGAAGCTGACCAACCAGCTGTACCGCGAGATGAGTTTATCCGCCGTTATCAGAACCTGTTTGCAACCTCTCGCTGCTTTCAGGTCTCCTGTTAATATTGATGAAGCTCAATCGCTGGGCCTGGACGGCTTCGCGCTCAACTATTTGGACGGTCCTGAACCGGTTCTTGCCATGCTATGTGCTGAAAAGAGATTGCATCAGTCCGGCATCTCGTTGAGAGAGCATACCGATGACGAATATGAGAAGCTTGTCCATAACGGGAAAATCAACCAATGGGCAGCCGGAAAGCAGCAGTACATAGTTCGTCGACGAAAAGAGTATGGTCCTAACGCAATGACAACAGTTGCCAAGAGGATCCAGCCGGGAAGATTCTGGACCTCTCAGCCTGTAGATTCACAAGAGAAGGTTGAGCTTAACAGGCGACTAACAGAGGTCAGCGGCGAAGCAGAAGTCTTGAAGTCGGAGTATAAGGAGCTGAGGCAAAAGATCGACCCTCTTgaagaccaaaaaaaagacataCAGGGTAAAATTGTAAGTCAGCCCACCATTTTTAGGCTGGATATGAGAACTGCCATGTTAACGTCAGACAAGGAACAACTGAGAACGGAGAAAAACGCGCTGCAGCGAGAGTTCACCAAGTGGCAGTTGATACCACAAAAGATAGGTTCGCGTTCCCACGGACTAGCCTACAATTTTGTTCTTTGACTTGCTAACCAAATTAGAATCCGAGGAGCGCCATAAAGAGGCAAACGAGCTGGCCATGAGAGAGGCCCGAGAAAGAATCATCGACCTCGGCTTTGGATGGGACAAGGCAGTGGTAGAAAGAGCCAAACTCGTTCTTCGCCATCAAGAGGCCCTCGGTGACGTTGCAAAGGCCCACGATGATCTCATTGAGGCCAAGATACGACTCATTGAGGCCAAGTCCGACATTGAGGGTCTCAAAGCCCGCAATTCTAGTATAATGGAAAGgcttgaggaagagagacgTGTTGTGCAGCAAGCTACCGAAGAAGCTACCCAGGCCAGAGATCTAGGTCGCGGACTGCTTGACAGGGTTCGGGACCTCATCAACGACAACCCCGATAAGAAGGATCTATACAGTTCCTTGGCTGAAAACAGATCACCAGCAGATATAGAGATGGATATCTCTGCTGAGCAGGCGAATCTCGAGCTCATTCACGCAGCGAACCCCAACGTCATTCGGGAGTTTGAGAGGCGTGAGCAGGAGATTGCTAAACtacagaagaagatgggtACACTAAGTGACAAGCTTGCCCGCTTGACTGGACAACTAGATGAGCTGATGGGCAAATGGGAGCCCCAGCTAGACGCCTTGGTGTCCAAGATCAATGATGCCTTTGCCTACAACTTTGAGCAGATCAGCTGTGCTGGTGAGGTTCGGGTCCACAAGAACGAAGACTTTGACCAGTGGGCTTTGGACATTATGGTCAGATTCCGGTATGTCTACTTCTCCTTCCTCTCACCCTTCATACTCCTTCATACGTGAGTACAAGAGCTAATCAGGGGGATGTATAGTGAAAACGaatctcttcaacagctcAATGCCCATCGCCAATCCGGCGGCGAGCGCGCCGTCTccacaatcttcttcctcatggCCCTCCAGTCCATGGCCCAGTCCCCCTTCCGCGTCGTCGACGAAATCAACCAGGGAATGGACCCCCGCAACGAGCGCATGGTCCACGAGCGTATGGTGGAGATTGCTTGCCGCGAGCACACTAGCCAGTACTTCCTCATCACGCCGAAGCTGCTGACGAACCTGCGGTATGATCCCAAGATGAGGGTGCTCTGCATTGCTAGTGGGGAGCACATGCCCAAGGATGGGACGAAGCTTGATTTTGGGAAGTGTTTGAGGATTCAGAAGACGCTTatggcggctgcggcgtAAGTAGCATGAATCATTGCTCTGCCTTGTTTTAAACCATTTGGATGGGggttttttgctttgctttgtttggcCTGAGTTTGGGCGGCAGGGCGTTTGGCGGATTTATATACTAGTAGAATTTGCATGTAAAGTGCATATGAAATGATTGTTAAGCTCGAGTCTTCCCCGGCTTTCTtcacatatatatatcacaTCAAGATACCAAATGAAAAACAGTATAATATGGTTTTAAAAAGAACCAGGCAAttcatctctcatcatttagtaaaagtaataaataagcCAAACCATGCAAAAAAATCACGAAAAATAACAAAGTGTGTAAGGCATGAATCCCCCTTTTTGCATGATTCTTTTTTAAGTGTCCACCTTGAGCGGTCCCCCGacaatggaaaaaaaaagaggaaatagGAGGCAGCAATGAAagtgcaagaaaaaaagaaatcacGCGTATACTTCCACAATTATTGTACAAACAAAGTGTAAAAGGCGTCTTGTGTCCCCCCCCTTATATTCTTCCCACGACGACGCAAGTGtgtgtaaaaaaaaatcagacAAATAAAAGCAGGACACGGagagagcaaagcaaaaaagttgataataataataaccgaagaagaaaaaatatgGCGTTTCAAAAAAGCAACGAAAGATTCACATCCCTCCtagagaagagagcgagcgCATGCGCCGTACGCGACAGGCCGTTATGTGTATCATGTCATAAAAAACAAGTAACCAGGCTCATGTTCAAACGAGCCGTGCCTTGAGAAATTTGGTAAGAACCGGTATTAAGGAGAGAA contains these protein-coding regions:
- a CDS encoding short chain dehydrogenase domain-containing protein: MDYPQDFAVGRPRHSDVYPFIDPRASLKGVAQGKIVLVTGAGTGIGKAIAEQFAIAGASSVIIAGRRSEPLEETKTSIELLAPSCRVLVRGGTDVADKASVKNLMDSLPEVPDILVHSAAVSLSTAAIDESNPDWWLGDIDNNIRGMYMITTAYLGALKEAGKTKARIINVGSIASWRYVYGRSSYAASKVAMNTFTEYIDREQQAGGNDIRCVVMHPGGVLTDLIKNTVVPEAIIGRMTDKAELSGATAVYLSTDRSNFLMGRFVLATWDMEELEQQKDKILKEDLLKTRVMGVEWRDGF
- a CDS encoding AAA domain-containing protein, with the protein product MSSSTSRRRRRVDDDEDNDDSSTEGHGSPSGDESFKRRRLDSDDNEQPRRSTGQPDNGKGKGREAGKDSFQPGAIVRVAVENFVTYEKAVFFPGPNLNMVIGPNGTGKSSLVCAICLGLGYSPKHLGRAGTVKEFVKHGKDTATIEIELYKRPQDRSNYVIRVQIRREQNIQKWWLNGKETTHKRIQSLMHALKIQVDNLCQFLPQDRVVEFAACTPVELLGETLRAAASEEMQTWHRQLRELHRDKKGLVEAVHEDTETLKNLQTRQQGLQADVDRIREREEIQERVSNLKGALSIAQYQEARNSHLAAKEPVNRKQVYAQEIEAAIPSRAKAFRESQVAAQSLAQEISAAVDDVKEWSNKIGAERKGFDEKKKEIAASKLRITNLQGDLQNRPSDFNAGEWNQKIRAEEHNLREVEGDQRRLAAETERVKGLGRAKMDELRKLKADLESLDTQEGQQLSFMRRHFPELATAWDWVQEHQGEFEKEVFGPPMLCCSVRDERYSNSVQALLQNDDFLCFTAQTKNDYKKLTNQLYREMSLSAVIRTCLQPLAAFRSPVNIDEAQSLGLDGFALNYLDGPEPVLAMLCAEKRLHQSGISLREHTDDEYEKLVHNGKINQWAAGKQQYIVRRRKEYGPNAMTTVAKRIQPGRFWTSQPVDSQEKVELNRRLTEVSGEAEVLKSEYKELRQKIDPLEDQKKDIQGKIEQLRTEKNALQREFTKWQLIPQKIESEERHKEANELAMREARERIIDLGFGWDKAVVERAKLVLRHQEALGDVAKAHDDLIEAKIRLIEAKSDIEGLKARNSSIMERLEEERRVVQQATEEATQARDLGRGLLDRVRDLINDNPDKKDLYSSLAENRSPADIEMDISAEQANLELIHAANPNVIREFERREQEIAKLQKKMGTLSDKLARLTGQLDELMGKWEPQLDALVSKINDAFAYNFEQISCAGEVRVHKNEDFDQWALDIMVRFRENESLQQLNAHRQSGGERAVSTIFFLMALQSMAQSPFRVVDEINQGMDPRNERMVHERMVEIACREHTSQYFLITPKLLTNLRYDPKMRVLCIASGEHMPKDGTKLDFGKCLRIQKTLMAAAA